From the genome of Malus sylvestris chromosome 6, drMalSylv7.2, whole genome shotgun sequence, one region includes:
- the LOC126626704 gene encoding DEAD-box ATP-dependent RNA helicase 30-like — translation MYASDNRYADVNSYRERRSDLMGPAPAVAPQLGTAYGRGGEEAPYGGPPPAVASYSARVGGPTLGPGDFNGYPPFQPPFERFNIGRGGGNGSFGGRASNGHVGGGRGRGGGRFGGGGRGFDGGRGGGRSFGGSRGGGAGFGGGRGVGGRGGGRHGGSSRGDLDNIMLPKQDFGNLVPFEKNFYAESPSVRAMSEHDVMVYRTRREITTEGHDIPKPIQMFEDANFPDYCLEVIAKLGFVEPTPIQAQGWPMALKGRDLIGIAETGSGKTLSYLLPALVHISAQPRLAQGEGPMALVLAPTRELAVQIQEEALKFGLRSNIRSTCIYGGAPKGPQIRDLKRGVEIVIATPGRLIDMLEAQHTNLRRVTYLVLDEADRMLDMGFEPQIRKIVSQTRPDRQTLYWSATWPREVESLARQFLRNPYKVIIGSASLKANQSINQVVDVVTEVEKYNRLIKLLKEAMVGNRILIFVETKKGCDHVTKQLRMDGWPALSIHGDKNQAERDWVLAEFKSGRNPIMTATDVAARGLDVKDIKCVINYDFPSSLEDYVHRIGRTGRAGAAGTALTFFTHANAKFTRDLIKILQEAGQVVSPALAAMARSSGSFGGSGGNFRNRGRGGGFGNRGMSSGSNTVPIGYKRPW, via the exons ATGTACGCCTCCGACAATCGATACGCCGACGTCAACTCCTACCGTGAGCGCCGCAG TGACCTAATGGGTCCAGCGCCTGCGGTGGCGCCACAGTTAGGCACCGCCTATGGCCGTGGCGGTGAGGAAGCTCCGTATGGGGGCCCGCCGCCTGCGGTTGCTTCATATTCGGCAAGGGTGGGTGGACCGACATTGGGTCCAGGAGACTTTAATGGGTACCCGCCGTTCCAACCCCCTTTCGAGCGGTTCAATATCGGCCGAGGTGGTGGTAATGGGAGCTTTGGTGGTAGAGCGTCGAATGGTCATGTTGGTGGTGGAAGGGGTCGTGGTGGTGGGAGATTTGGTGGCGGTGGCAGGGGTTTTGATGGAGGCCGTGGTGGCGGTAGGAGCTTTGGTGGTAGTCGTGGTGGAGGTGCGGGTTTTGGCGGTGGGCGTGGAGTTGGTGGAAGAGGAGGAGGTAGGCATGGTGGCTCGTCAAGAGGAGACTTGGATAATATTATGCTTCCCAAGCAAGATTTTGGAAACTTGGTACCTTTTGAGAAGAACTTCTATGCTGAAAGTCCTTCTGTGAGGGCAATGTCAGAACATGATGTTATGGTGTATCGTACGAGGCGGGAGATTACCACCGAAGGGCATGATATCCCAAAACCGATTCAGATGTTTGAGGATGCGAATTTCCCTG ATTACTGCCTAGAGGTGATTGCGAAATTGGGTTTTGTTGAACCAACACCAATTCAGGCTCAAGGATGGCCAATGGCATTAAAGGGTAGAGATTTAATTGGCATTGCCGAGACTGGTTCTGGTAAGACTTTGTCTTATCTGCTGCCGGCGCTGGTACATATTAGCGCACAGCCTCGGTTAG CTCAGGGAGAAGGTCCTATGGCGTTAGTATTAGCACCTACTCGAGAATTGGCAGttcaaattcaagaagaagctTTAAAATTTGGTTTACGTTCCAATATTAGGAGTACTTGTATATATGGCGGTGCTCCAAAAGGACCCCAAATACGCGACCTTAAAAGAG GGGTTGAGATTGTGATAGCTACGCCTGGCCGACTGATAGATATGTTGGAAGCTCAGCATACAAATTTGCGAAGAGTGACTTATCTAGTTTTAGATGAGGCTGATAGGATGTTGGACATGGGATTTGAACCGCAGATAAGGAAAATTGTTTCTCAA ACCCGACCAGATCGGCAGACATTGTATTGGAGTGCCACGTGGCCAAGGGAGGTTGAAAGTTTAGCAAGGCAGTTTTTACGTAACCCATATAAG GTAATCATTGGATCAGCAAGCCTTAAAGCAAACCAATCCATAAACCAAGTTGTTGATGTTGTGACGGAGGTGGAGAAATACAATAG GCTGATCAAATTGCTCAAAGAAGCGATGGTTGGGAACCGAATTCTGATTTTTGTGGAGACGAAAAAGGGATGCGACCACGTTACTAAACAATTGAGGATGGATGGATGGCCAGCTCTATCCATCCACGGTGATAAAAACCAGGCCGAAAGGGACTGGGTCTTGGCTGAGTTTAAAAGTGGCAGGAATCCTATAATGACTGCCACTGATGTGGCTGCGCGAGGTCTTG ATGTGAAGGACATAAAATGTGTGATCAATTATGATTTTCCATCAAGCCTTGAGGATTATGTTCACAGGATCGGACGAACTGGACGTGCAGGAGCAGCAGGAACTGCTTTAACTTTTTTCACGCACGCAAATGCAAAATTCACTAGGGATCTAATCAAGATCCTTCAAGAAGCAGGTCAGGTTGTGAGCCCTGCATTAGCTGCAATGGCCCGATCAAGTGGTAGTTTCGGAG GATCCGGTGGGAACTTCCGCAATAGAGGACGAGGAGGAGGGTTTGGGAACCGGGGCATGAGTTCTGGTTCAAATACTGTTCCTATCGGTTACAAGAGACCATGGTAG